Genomic segment of Aquarana catesbeiana isolate 2022-GZ linkage group LG09, ASM4218655v1, whole genome shotgun sequence:
GAGCTAAGCAGCTCAAACTTCCatacaagggaggagggagggaggactgTCAGAACAGACTCCGAGTGAGTctcagagtcctgctgaggaggcactgataggcggcactgatgagcactgataggtggcactgataggtggaattgatgagcactgataggtggcactgatagttggcacagatgggcactgataggcggcattgatgagcactgataggtggcactgataggtggaaatgatgagcactgataggtggcactgataggtggaattgatgagtacttataggtggcactgataggtggaattgatgagaactgataggtggcactgataggtggcactgatgggcactaatagacggtattgatgagcactgatagttggctctgataggctgcactgatgggcactgatgatcagtgtaaacatTATACTGACAGTCTTGCCGGTTAATCGCTTCCTTTCCTcgcacagacacagcgtgggaggaaaggactgccaataaccagcaagtctgtttacatgtgatcaactgaTTACATCATAAAGGGTCGCTAtaattggccctttaccgtgatctTTGATCAGCTGTGTTCCGAAAGACAGAGTGCGCTggatgcatgccccagggggcacgcaggaGGCAGGGTTTTGAGAGcatatccatggacaccctcccaaaattggaagcccggggctcagatggaaggggggTTCGAGCCCGCTGACtgactcccactgtgtccaatccaatcacagtgggagtgaatCGCTGGCGGCGTGCGCACACGCACCAGACTTGGaaatgtcagatcatgtactaggtacgtgattcagggcagagcggccgccctgctgcagtatatctatggtgggcggtcgctaagtggtttaggtggttgtaaaggcagatggctttttatcctaatgcattctttcTGTGTGCGGCagcacccctcagcccccctaatacttaactgatctccatctcgatccagcaatgttgaacaagagtctcggctgtctgggactctccctcctcattggctaagacagcagctgggcaccattggctcacgctgctatcaatcaaagtcagtgagccaatgaggagagggagggagagggaccGATTcacggctccctgtctgaatggacacacagagcagtagcTCGGCTCTGGGTACcctatagcaaactgcttgctgtgggggcactcagcaggagggaggggccaggagcagcggcgAGAGACCAGAGAagatgaggatctgggctgctctgtgcaaagccactaaacagaggagataagtatgacatgtttgttatttttaaataaaaaaaattagactttaatattactttaaggtggtggcATGTTGTGTTTTCGTTGGTGATGGTGGAAGATATTTTTTATCTGAATATATGTGGACTTTGTTTTAAGAGAGACTTTATGTTGGCTACATTGTACACTATTTACTCTTTTTTTATGCTTTTGCTATATTCACTGGAGCTGCATCATTTCACAATATTGTAAGGTTTTAGGTATGGTATATCAAACTTTGTTTGCCAGGAGCCACACGTGTTAGCACAGTGCAAATTCATTACAATCCGtaaatgattaatgtagcatttacttcttgaaatccatctgcccttagctctggcatgcagacaggagggtgttcttagctgagaaagcccctcctcccatgaagactcctgagacgtatgacatcattttggcctaggtcagaaaccaggaagtaactgaagaaatgtagaaaaaaaaatttaaaacaagtaaatataatatactatacgttcctatctatttactaatgctagcagcataaggattaacatagttaatgttgattgagagactttagtttcactttaatagtATCGAgttgtaaagttactgaaagaaTGGCTTTAATAAACTCTAAACCAAAAACGGAATTTCCTTTAATTAGGTAGCCCCAGGGCTTGTACATTTATGAAACCATCAGCAAGAACTGCTTGATGGGAATCTTCTCATTCAGTATGTTATTGACCGGTATAAAGTCATAAAGTACTTGAGTTGTCGTTGTAGAGCTGACTTCACATCCTTGTTTTTCAAGCTGTAAACGAGGGGATTTAGCATGGGAACCAAAGCTGTGTTGACCAAAGACAAAATTTTACCAAACTTAAAAGTTCCACTCGGTGTAAAATATTGACAGCCAAGAATGGTGTAGTGAAGAGTAACCACTGTTATGTGCGATGAGCATGTGTAGAAAGCTCTAGATCTTCCTCTACTAGACTTAATTTTCATTATGGCCGCAATGATGAAGATGTAGGAGACAAAGGTGAGTAGAAAAGGGGTGAAGGCACAAAGTAGGACCCCCTGTGTGAAAATTAGCAATTCCAAAGTGGAGGTGTCACTGCAGGAAAGACTTATTAGAGGCACAATGTCACAGAAAAAGTGGTTAATTATATTGGAAGAGTAGCAAGACAATTCTGATAGCATTATCATTGCGGGAAGAATCtgtaaaaaactaaatgaccagcAGAATATGGCCAAACCAGCACAGACACTACTACTCATGATAGATGAATAATGCAATGGGTTGCAGATGGCAGCATAACGGTCGTAGCTCATGGCTGTAAGCAATATCAACTCATTGCCCGAGAGCCATGAGAAAATATATACTTGCACAATGCATTCATTGAAGGATACAATTTTATACCCTGTTACGAAGGTAATGAGGATCTTATGAAGGGTGACTGTGGCAGAAGATATGTCAAGAATGGACAGATTACACAGGAAGAAGTACATAGGAGTGTGGAGTTGAGAATCCAGGCAAACCAGTAGAAGGATGGCCAAGTTGCTACCAAGAGTGAAGAGATACATAAAAAGGACCAGGAGGAAGATTGGAACTTGCAGTTTGAAGACATCTGAAATCCCTTTAAGGATGAAATAGGCCACCACCGTCTTGTTTTCATACATGTTTTACCTTGTaagttaaaagaaaataaaagaacatgaTTCTTCTGGTAGAGTATTCGCATATGCTAAACTAGAAACCAGACAAAGCCCTTTGCTTTAAAGAAGACCTGAATTCTAGAAGCCATGCCCAAAAAAGACAAGCAAAGGACTTATCACCattattgcctgtggtctccaGCTTATCTTTTCCCTACTGATGACTTAGGCACAGTTCACCTAATGGCAAAAGCTTTCTGTTTTAGTTCTGGAAAGAGCAGAgaagggttagaacacctgtcagatttttatcaTTGTCTGTGCCCCCTTAGAAGATTTAGCCTctttatttgtcttgtttaccgttATCCCCGAAAGTGAAAATTTTATAAGTTTCAGATTGCCTCGAGAACATATATAGAGGGGAAAACTGCCAATGAGGACATTGGTTCTGGTGACATCAAGGTATTCCCTCACTTTGGGGGGATTTCTTTTAATTTCCTAtttgggctatgggacaggaagtgaggggaaatttccccaatgggacacagagagcaaaaaacaaaacaaaactagaatGGTATTccttgatggcagtggcctctttcagcaggataatgcgccctgccacaccgcaaaaatggtttaagaatggtttgaggaaaacaacatcgagcatctgtgggatgtgttggAAAAACAATTCTGATCCATGGAGGTCCCACCTCACAACCTACAGAACtttaaggatctgctactgacagcttggtgtcagatatcacagcataccttcagaggtctatgccttaatgggtcagggctgttttggcagcaaaaggggggcctactcaatattaggcgggtggtcataaagttatggctgattggtgtatatacaACTGGTAAAATAagcattgaacacatcaccatttttctaggtaaatatatttctaaagatgctattgacatgaaattttcactacATGTCGGTAAaaaccatgcaatccatacatacaaagaagccAAAACAACTAAGTTCAGAAATGATGTTATGTGTAATAAGATGAAATGAAACAggcaaaaagtattgaacatgctaactgagatatatttaatacttggtacaaaatcctttgttaatAATGGCATTTTTAAGACTcaggctcctgtatggagaaactagtcgcatgcattgctcaggtgtgattttggcccattcttacaCAGCAgtgttcaaatcttgaaggttccttgggcctcttctatgaactctgatctttagttctttccatagatttcctattggattcaagtcaggtcattggctgggccattctagcagctttattttctttacctctttgaaaccaattgagagtttccttggctttgtgtttgggatcatggtCTTGCTGAAATGTACACCCTCGTTTCAtcctcatcatcctggtagatggcagcagatttttatcaagaatgtcttgctACATTtcaccattcatccttccttcaattatataaagtttgccagtaccgtatgctgaaaaacagcctcgcccacatcatgatgttcccacctccaaacttcactgtaggtatgggggtatttttgggtatttttggggtgatgtgccattttaCCTCCAAacattcggttcacagcagaacatgcaaacaggcaaaaaatttgttagaacacgtgaacaccattaaagtctatgggacacgaacatgaaaaatcaaaagtgctaattttaagggttaatatgcaagttattttcataaaaagtatttggggacccgggtcctgccccaggggacatgtatcaatgcaaaaaaaagttttaaaaatggccgtttggccccgccccctctgatgccacggggaagccattgggaagtctccgtgcatcagaggggggcggggccacccgggtacgtcactgtgtggcccagccctcagttataaaagaactgtcacctgagaacGGTCATtacagtgggtgcctcccatggaggcggatctgtGGCGGCGTgcgggattttcttttttttttcttcagtccatCGGCaaagcaagagaagaagatgaatggatttcgtgggacatttttatttttttattttttaataaagggcttgtcccaagatgtgtcatgtgtttttttaacattttgacacttttttttacaatgtacccgttacaatttcaaatggggggtgggatctgggggtccccttgttaaagggggcttccagattccaataagccccctgcctgcagacctccacaaccaccgggcaagggttgtggggatgaggcccttgtccccatcaacatggggacaaggtactttgggggctaccccaaagcacactccccatgttgagtgcatgtggcctggtacagttcaggaggggggtaaatttttgatttcactcttcactgcctatcacagtttcggaggccatggaatgcccaggtggcacaaacccccccccaaatgaccccattttggaaagtagacaccccaagctatttgctgagaggcatattgagtccatggaatattttatattttgacacaagttgcgggcaagtgacacttttttttttttttttttttgcacaaagttgtcactaaatgatatattgctcacacaggccatgggcatatgtggaattgcaccccaaaatacatttagctgcttctcctaagtatggggataccacatgtgtgggactttttgggagcctagccacgtacggggccccgaaaaccaatcaccgccttcagcgtttttaagggcgtgaatttttgattttactcttcactgcctatcaccgtttcggaggccatggaatgcccaggtggcacaaaacccccccaaatgaccccattttggaaagtagacaccccaagctatttactgagaggcatggtgagtattttgcagctctcatttgtttttgaaaatgaagaaagacaagaaaaaacttttttttttcttttttcaaatttcaaaactttgtgacaaaaagtgaggtctgcaaaatactcactatacctctcagcaaatagcttggggtgtctactttccaaaatggggtcatttgggggggttttgtgccacctgggcattccatggcctccgaaactgtgataggcagtgaagagtgaaatcaaaaattcacgcccttagaaagcctgaaggcggtgcttggttttcggggtcccgtacgcggctaggctcccaaaaagtctcacacatgtggtatccccgtactcaggagaagcagcagaatgtattttggggtgtaatttcacatattcccatggcatgtttgagcaatatatcatttagtgacaactttgtgcaaaaaaaaaaaaaaatttgtctctttcccgcaacttgtgtcgcaatataaaatattccatggactcgacatgcctctcagcaaatagcttggggtgtctactttccaaaatggggtcatttgggggggttttgaactgtcctggcattttatgcacaacatttagaagcttgtgtcacacatcacccactcttctaaccacttgaagacaa
This window contains:
- the LOC141108871 gene encoding olfactory receptor 2AP1-like, whose amino-acid sequence is MYENKTVVAYFILKGISDVFKLQVPIFLLVLFMYLFTLGSNLAILLLVCLDSQLHTPMYFFLCNLSILDISSATVTLHKILITFVTGYKIVSFNECIVQVYIFSWLSGNELILLTAMSYDRYAAICNPLHYSSIMSSSVCAGLAIFCWSFSFLQILPAMIMLSELSCYSSNIINHFFCDIVPLISLSCSDTSTLELLIFTQGVLLCAFTPFLLTFVSYIFIIAAIMKIKSSRGRSRAFYTCSSHITVVTLHYTILGCQYFTPSGTFKFGKILSLVNTALVPMLNPLVYSLKNKDVKSALQRQLKYFMTLYRSITY